In the genome of Lactuca sativa cultivar Salinas chromosome 3, Lsat_Salinas_v11, whole genome shotgun sequence, the window ttattattattattattattattataatataaaaagTATTTATCAAAATTATCTTGttacaaaaaataaagaaaatgacatataataagaTTTATGTTTTGGCATTTTACCTTTTACCCAAACTTAACATCAttgtatctatctatctatcgTGAAACTTATCTACGAAAAGATTTGTGTGGTCGACCTAATCTTCACCAAAATCCAAACTTTTATTGCAGTCGATGTATGAGAGAATGAAAGTGAAAGTGGAAGAAAGTGTCGTATGTGGAAATGTtgatcttgatgatgatgatgataagaagtATGGCCATGTCTTCAACCATTGGAACACTGAATTCACACGTGTGGACCACCCGACCGTTGTCCAGGTTAGAATTGGGTCCAAAGAAAATTCATGTAGCTGCTAGAGCATTTAATTAGCTCATtctaaaatttattatttttggtATATAACGTATTCATCAGTTTAATTTACAGAAACTGGGTTTTAtgcaaaaacaaataaataaataaataaataaaaatgaaaattttattaaaagCTTGCAAGAAGAAGCTAGCAAAGTATCAATAAATTGGGTTATATGCATTATTCTCCATaataaatcaaaatatttttgttaCATCTCTTTTTCTCGTTTATTTGAATACATgatattttctagaattttttaattttttattttacacttgtcattttattgtattttttattttttaaattaaaattccacatttaatatataaggtaatatatatgtaaggtatttattagaaaggtttatatatgtaatgtattaaagtctcattaattttaataatttaaattttttttcatttttcttataaatttaaacttctcaaattgttaaaatttcatatttaattttttttaaatgaacttATGTAATACAttagtctcacacctagttttcAATACACAACTTTTATTTTATAAAGCTTTTCTCACCAgctatattttaaatgtttaataaaacttttcaaaaatataatatttgataTTGATCAAGTATATAGTTTTAGTAAATAAAATACGATAAACAAAAGttcgatttttattattattattattattattattattattattattattattattattaatatatatatatatatatatatatatatatatatatatatatatatatatatatatatatgttcaggttcatttgagacaatgctaattttgtgaaaccgtgagacgcaatataaaaataattttaaaatgcaaaataaaaggaaaattccaaaatttctttttttaattactaGTTTTGTCactttaattacctaaaaaaattaaaaaaaaaattaccgttttctttgaaaaataaatgaaatattctaataaaatattacacgataaatattctaatgtgatttttagaatattagaatattctactagatttgtcatatgtaaaatattataatattctacTAGACTATATAAAAAAacggtattttttatttttattttttgttttttttcggaaaatataaatgacgaaaaaaatatttgaaaaaaattagaaaactttcaattattttgcatttaaaaatgtttttttatctacaaaatgaaTGGTTAGGATGCAACTCAGGGTCTTACAAAATTAGGTTGTCTCACATGAATctaaccttttatatatatatatatatatatatatatatatatatatatatatatatatatatatatatatatatatatatatatatatatatcacaaaatGACCAACAGACCACACGCAACGATATTTAAATAAGGCGACAAGAGAAGGTTGAAAAGAAATAGTTGCTGAAAAAAATACAATACAAAAAAGGTTTCTGCCCCACTAGTATTATCTTTCATagatgtttttatattataacttTCATTGATCTATAATATAAAacaatttttatatataaattatttaattatgttttaatTCGTTAATACAGCTCCATAAATTTTTACATGTATAAATGGTTCATAAAAGATGAAATTTATTATTTGGATtggtaaaataaattttgagaaTGTATTAAACATTATTGTGAAGGTCAGTAAAAAGTTCTTTATGTTAAATAAGTTCGTAAAAGAAAAATATGTGGTTGTATAAATATTTTCTTAAGCGTTTAAGATTTATATATAATAACATGTGTTTTCTATATGTAGTTGTTTGTGTCTATATATTGCAAAATATAAATGCCACGATGCTAATGTATGATGTGAACAGGTTTTGTTAAATGGCACTATAGACAACGATGTCCAAGGTAATGTGATGCCAAACCTTATTTATGTCTCACGGGAGAAACGGAAAGGCACACCTCACAGATTTAAGGCTGGTGCTCTTAATGTTTTGGTAAAAATACTTAACTGTTCGCATGTCTTTTCGAATTTGTGTAATATGTAAATACTTGTATAATGTTTCTTTTGTGTAATATGTAAATACTTGTATAATGTTTCTTTTGTTTGTTTCAGCTTCGTGTATCACATACCATGACAAATGCACCAATTGTCCTAACTATGGATTGTGACATGTACTCAAATGACCCAAAAACACCACTAGAAGCATTGTGTTACTTCTTAGACCCTTCAAAAGATTCTCAAAACATAGCATATATCCAATATCCTCAACTATTTCATGGGATCAATAAAGAAGATTTATACGGTGCTGAATTTAAATTCATATTCCAAATCAATATGACCGGGTTAGATGGTTTAATAGGCCCTTCTCATGCTGGCACTGGGTGTTTCTTCAGAAGAGGGGCCTTTTATGGAAAACCCTCATCATGTACATTTgaacaaagtcaaagtcaaaatcaaagacAAGCAATCCAATCTAATGAAGTGTTGGCTCGAGCGCATGAGGTAGCTAGATGTGATTTTGAGGCTCAAACTGAATGGGGCTCCAAGGTATGTATATGAACTTTG includes:
- the LOC111893771 gene encoding cellulose synthase-like protein G3 isoform X2, with translation MQNHPPPLHTRLTCRRTWPNRIFALIYACNIVAILYHQTTILFHTTNTTVSVLMLVADIVLAFMWFTHQGFRMNPVHRRTFPENLPKDETKYPAMDVFICTADPYKEPPMVVVNTALSIMAYDYPTEKLSVYLSDDGGSKLTLFAFMEAAKFAKQWLPYCKKNGIMDRCPEAHFSSHYPRFPETHEIKSMYERMKVKVEESVVCGNVDLDDDDDKKYGHVFNHWNTEFTRVDHPTVVQVLLNGTIDNDVQGNVMPNLIYVSREKRKGTPHRFKAGALNVLLRVSHTMTNAPIVLTMDCDMYSNDPKTPLEALCYFLDPSKDSQNIAYIQYPQLFHGINKEDLYGAEFKFIFQINMTGLDGLIGPSHAGTGCFFRRGAFYGKPSSCTFEQSQSQNQRQAIQSNEVLARAHEVARCDFEAQTEWGSKAIDMDHWWRTFTQDIFFNVKDGGPSFVYQKDQHS